One genomic window of Streptomyces sp. WP-1 includes the following:
- a CDS encoding cupin domain-containing protein: MPIVRSSDAVTHEIHGARFISYAAPLTGSAELCAWRGEIPAGTRAPVHTVSHEEIFHLLVGELLITLDGRTERVRAGDTVIVNAGSALGVENPTDHTAISWVTTSVGLTAELADGSRLTPPWAN; this comes from the coding sequence ATGCCCATCGTCCGCTCGTCCGACGCCGTGACCCACGAGATCCACGGCGCCCGTTTCATCTCCTACGCCGCCCCGCTCACCGGCAGCGCGGAACTGTGCGCCTGGCGCGGGGAGATCCCGGCCGGCACCCGGGCCCCGGTGCACACCGTCAGCCACGAGGAGATCTTCCATCTGCTCGTCGGCGAGCTGCTGATCACGCTCGACGGGCGCACCGAGCGGGTGCGCGCGGGCGACACGGTGATCGTCAACGCCGGGTCCGCGCTGGGCGTGGAGAACCCGACCGACCACACCGCGATCTCCTGGGTCACCACCTCCGTCGGGCTCACGGCCGAACTGGCGGACGGCAGCCGGCTCACCCCGCCATGGGCCAACTGA
- a CDS encoding triacylglycerol lipase: MLPWKRVLRPLTALLLSAAAVTLPATAAHADTVTRTGWNDYSCKPSAAHPRPVVLVHGTLGNSVDNWLGLAPYLEARGYCVFSLDYGQLPGVPVFFGLGHIDQSAAQLATFVDQVRSATGAAKVDLVGHSQGGMMPRYYLKFLGGADKVNALVGIAPDNHGATISGLTKLLPYFPGATDLVKATTPGLADQIPGSAFLTKLNAGGDTVPGVHYTVIATQYDEVATPWRSQYLSGSDVHNVLLQDLCPLDLSEHVLAGLSDRIVFHEAANALDPAHASTTTCASALS; the protein is encoded by the coding sequence ATGCTGCCCTGGAAGCGAGTGCTCAGACCCCTCACCGCGCTGCTGCTGTCCGCCGCCGCGGTCACCCTGCCCGCCACGGCCGCGCACGCCGACACCGTCACCCGCACCGGCTGGAACGACTACTCCTGCAAGCCGTCCGCCGCCCACCCCCGCCCCGTCGTGCTGGTCCACGGGACCCTCGGCAACTCGGTCGACAACTGGCTCGGCCTCGCCCCCTACCTGGAGGCCCGCGGGTACTGCGTCTTCTCCCTGGACTACGGCCAACTCCCCGGCGTCCCCGTGTTCTTCGGGCTCGGCCACATCGACCAGTCGGCCGCGCAGCTCGCCACCTTCGTGGACCAGGTGCGCTCCGCCACCGGCGCCGCCAAGGTCGACCTGGTCGGGCACTCCCAGGGCGGCATGATGCCCCGCTACTACCTGAAGTTCCTCGGCGGCGCGGACAAGGTCAACGCGCTCGTCGGCATCGCCCCCGACAACCACGGCGCCACCATCAGCGGCCTGACCAAGCTGCTGCCGTACTTCCCCGGCGCCACGGACCTGGTCAAGGCCACCACCCCCGGCCTCGCCGACCAGATACCCGGCTCCGCCTTCCTCACCAAGCTCAACGCGGGCGGCGACACCGTGCCCGGGGTGCACTACACGGTCATCGCGACCCAGTACGACGAGGTCGCCACCCCCTGGCGCAGCCAGTACCTCAGCGGCTCCGACGTGCACAACGTCCTGCTCCAGGACCTGTGCCCGCTGGACCTCTCCGAGCATGTGCTGGCCGGCCTGAGCGACCGCATCGTCTTCCACGAGGCCGCCAACGCCCTCGACCCGGCGCACGCGAGCACCACCACCTGCGCCTCCGCCCTCAGCTGA
- a CDS encoding DUF5925 domain-containing protein — protein MPANPHDALPIRLHVDDSDSPSDVVDALFLGRFATGEQPYSHAVNIDRVRSGATLLPEGAQVLRVARDDDRSATLAEGDGWTLLVSRWSRGADVTVTATSAELAQEILDRATDGAADEPEPQPENVTMGFWYVSPRRGPHRTTRQISAGTWSEVRANYTAPVAEAMDRLMKTTPEDIAGRLLLLHGPPGTGKTSALRTLARSWRDWCQVDCVLDPERLFSDVGYLMDIAIGEEDGAGKGRWRLLLLEDCDELIRGEARHTAGQALSRLLNLTDGLLGQGRNVLVGVTTNEDLERLHPAVVRPGRCLARIEVGPLTRDEAVHWLGTEEGVGREGATLAELYALRRGTTPTSVPGARNGADAGLYL, from the coding sequence ATGCCTGCGAACCCGCACGACGCTCTGCCGATCCGGCTCCACGTCGACGATTCCGACTCGCCGTCCGACGTCGTCGACGCGCTGTTCCTCGGCCGTTTCGCGACGGGCGAGCAGCCGTACTCGCACGCGGTGAACATCGACCGCGTGCGCTCCGGCGCGACCCTGCTGCCCGAGGGCGCCCAGGTGCTCCGGGTCGCCCGGGACGACGACCGCAGCGCCACCCTCGCCGAGGGCGACGGCTGGACGCTGCTGGTCTCCCGCTGGAGCCGGGGCGCGGATGTCACCGTGACCGCGACCAGCGCCGAACTGGCCCAGGAGATCCTCGACCGGGCCACGGACGGCGCTGCCGACGAGCCCGAACCCCAGCCGGAGAACGTGACGATGGGGTTCTGGTACGTGTCCCCGCGCCGCGGTCCGCACCGCACCACCCGGCAGATCTCGGCCGGCACCTGGTCGGAGGTCCGCGCCAACTACACCGCGCCGGTCGCCGAGGCGATGGACCGGCTGATGAAGACCACCCCGGAGGACATCGCGGGCCGCCTCCTGCTGCTGCACGGCCCGCCGGGCACCGGCAAGACCTCGGCGCTGCGCACCCTGGCCCGCTCCTGGCGGGACTGGTGCCAGGTGGACTGCGTCCTCGATCCCGAGCGGCTCTTCTCCGACGTCGGCTATCTGATGGACATCGCGATCGGCGAGGAGGACGGCGCGGGCAAGGGCCGCTGGCGGCTGCTGCTCCTGGAGGACTGCGACGAGCTGATCCGCGGCGAGGCCCGGCACACCGCGGGCCAGGCGCTGTCCCGGCTGCTGAACCTCACCGACGGCCTGCTCGGCCAGGGCCGCAACGTCCTGGTGGGCGTCACCACGAACGAGGACCTGGAGCGCCTGCACCCCGCCGTGGTCCGCCCCGGCCGCTGCCTGGCCCGCATCGAGGTGGGCCCGCTCACCCGCGACGAGGCGGTGCACTGGCTCGGCACGGAGGAGGGCGTCGGCCGCGAGGGCGCCACCCTGGCCGAGCTGTACGCGCTGCGCCGGGGCACCACCCCGACATCGGTGCCGGGGGCGCGCAACGGCGCGGACGCGGGGCTGTACCTGTAG
- a CDS encoding MarR family winged helix-turn-helix transcriptional regulator encodes MQNSDAMALSATLLAAAGGLTQCIHEGVVARGFTDLRPAHGFAFVRLAPDGATVTELAAHLGVTKQAASQLVDEVVRRGYAERRPHPGDARARLIVLTERGRACTRAAEEAAAEVVGEWRELLGEAEVRALWGSLARVAPHGPVRPLW; translated from the coding sequence GTGCAGAACTCCGACGCCATGGCCCTGTCCGCCACCCTGCTCGCCGCGGCGGGCGGGCTCACCCAGTGCATCCATGAGGGGGTCGTGGCGCGCGGCTTCACCGACCTGCGGCCCGCGCACGGATTCGCCTTCGTGCGGCTCGCGCCGGACGGGGCCACCGTCACCGAGCTCGCCGCGCACCTCGGGGTGACCAAGCAGGCGGCGAGCCAGCTGGTGGACGAGGTGGTGCGCCGGGGGTACGCCGAGCGGCGGCCGCACCCGGGGGACGCGCGGGCGCGGCTGATCGTGCTGACCGAGCGCGGCCGGGCCTGCACCCGGGCGGCGGAGGAGGCGGCGGCCGAGGTGGTCGGCGAGTGGCGCGAGCTGCTGGGCGAGGCGGAAGTGCGGGCGCTGTGGGGGAGTCTGGCCAGGGTCGCGCCCCACGGGCCGGTGCGGCCCCTGTGGTGA
- a CDS encoding GntR family transcriptional regulator — MSLKIRIDDSAPPYEQVRAQISEQARSGVLPVGYRLPTVRGLAESLGLAVNTVAKAYRALEGDGVIETRGRLGTYVAAAGSAAEREASVAAQAYADRVRRLGLGEEAALAAVRDALRAAYGGS; from the coding sequence GTGAGCCTGAAGATCCGCATCGATGACAGCGCGCCCCCCTACGAGCAGGTGCGGGCGCAGATTTCCGAGCAGGCACGGTCCGGGGTGCTGCCCGTGGGGTACCGGCTGCCGACCGTGCGGGGGCTGGCCGAGTCCCTGGGGCTCGCGGTGAACACGGTGGCCAAGGCGTACCGGGCGCTGGAGGGCGACGGGGTGATCGAGACGCGGGGACGCCTCGGCACGTATGTGGCCGCCGCCGGCTCGGCCGCGGAACGTGAGGCGTCGGTGGCGGCGCAGGCGTATGCCGACCGGGTGCGGAGGCTGGGGCTGGGGGAGGAGGCGGCGCTGGCGGCGGTACGGGACGCCCTGCGGGCGGCTTACGGGGGCAGCTGA
- a CDS encoding DUF402 domain-containing protein: MSVNSAEPTTDLTVSLVKGGRTKIRYPAGLLGDDGTRVVVRAPWAGDGTRDFGFVRFEPGDVFTEYYWRDRWYAVKEVRAADGRVKGWYCDITRPAVRTGAELVVGDLDLDLWRSADGGDVRRLDEDEFAASGLAERDPGAATAAVAALDELERLARADGFGDLLA; encoded by the coding sequence ATGTCCGTGAACTCGGCTGAGCCGACGACCGATCTGACCGTCAGCCTGGTCAAGGGCGGCCGTACGAAGATCCGTTACCCGGCGGGGCTGCTCGGGGACGACGGCACCCGGGTCGTGGTCCGGGCGCCCTGGGCGGGCGACGGCACCCGTGACTTCGGGTTCGTGCGCTTCGAGCCGGGCGATGTGTTCACCGAGTACTACTGGCGGGACCGGTGGTACGCGGTGAAGGAGGTCCGCGCCGCGGACGGCCGCGTCAAGGGCTGGTACTGCGACATCACCCGGCCCGCGGTCCGCACCGGGGCGGAACTGGTGGTGGGGGACCTCGACCTGGACCTGTGGCGGTCGGCCGACGGCGGGGACGTGCGCCGCCTGGACGAGGACGAGTTCGCCGCGAGCGGGCTGGCCGAGCGGGATCCGGGGGCCGCGACGGCCGCCGTGGCCGCCCTCGACGAGCTGGAGCGGCTGGCCCGCGCGGACGGTTTCGGCGACCTGCTGGCCTGA
- a CDS encoding DUF72 domain-containing protein produces MTLLVGTSGWQYKDWRDLVYPAGVPARLWLEEYTRLFATVEINNAFYRLPSYDNFAVWRSRVPPDFVVAVKASRYLTHIRRLKDPAEPVDRLMTHAAGLRDRLGPVLLQLPPTLRADPALLDACLACFPAGTRVAVEPRHDSWWTPEVREVLVSRGAALCWADVLSRPVTPLWRTTGWGYVRFHQGRAHPWPHYGHRALETWVDRIATAFPDDEPVHAYFNNDPGGAAVADAVTFARAVRRAGLTVTRFPEPAGQR; encoded by the coding sequence GTGACCTTGCTGGTCGGCACCTCCGGGTGGCAGTACAAGGACTGGCGGGACCTCGTCTATCCGGCCGGGGTCCCGGCGCGGCTGTGGCTGGAGGAGTACACCCGGCTGTTCGCCACGGTGGAGATCAACAACGCGTTCTACCGGCTGCCGTCGTACGACAATTTCGCCGTCTGGCGCTCGCGGGTGCCACCGGATTTCGTGGTCGCGGTCAAGGCCAGCCGCTATCTGACCCACATCAGGCGGCTGAAGGACCCCGCCGAGCCGGTGGACCGGCTGATGACCCACGCGGCGGGCCTCCGCGACCGGCTCGGTCCGGTCCTGCTCCAGCTCCCGCCCACGCTGCGCGCCGACCCGGCCCTGCTGGACGCCTGTCTGGCCTGCTTCCCGGCCGGTACGAGGGTCGCGGTGGAGCCCCGGCACGACTCCTGGTGGACGCCCGAGGTGCGGGAGGTCCTCGTCTCCCGGGGCGCGGCCCTGTGCTGGGCCGATGTGCTGTCCCGCCCGGTCACCCCGCTGTGGCGCACCACCGGCTGGGGCTACGTCCGCTTCCACCAGGGCCGCGCCCACCCCTGGCCCCACTACGGCCACCGCGCCCTGGAGACCTGGGTGGACCGCATCGCCACGGCCTTCCCCGACGACGAGCCCGTCCACGCCTACTTCAACAACGACCCGGGCGGAGCGGCGGTGGCGGACGCGGTGACCTTCGCGAGGGCGGTGCGGCGGGCGGGCCTGACGGTGACGCGATTCCCGGAACCGGCGGGTCAGCGCTGA
- a CDS encoding GNAT family N-acetyltransferase, producing the protein MTLIVRDVRPEVPADTEGFARVRRLALPYILSTPESVRHSALHTHPDARYRPLVAEEGGEIVGAAQVLLAHDSGEPGQGLLNIHVRPDRAGRGAGTLLLRTAEEYLASLGATKVFSWVLDEPADRAFAERHGYRASRSAYFLRLDLAGGGLPPLTPAPPGVELRSAAEFADDPRPLFELDAETLQDEPGDVGFEAPDYDDWLTSTWHDPLLNRELTMAACVDGRPVAFTAACTDGGGRYSTSMTGTARAHRGRGLAKLAKLHSLHRARAAGVTDAFTGNDAGNDPMIAVNKWLGYEICAAEVRHVRELG; encoded by the coding sequence ATGACATTGATCGTCCGCGATGTGCGCCCCGAGGTACCGGCCGACACGGAGGGCTTCGCCCGGGTGCGCCGGCTCGCCCTGCCGTACATCCTGTCCACCCCGGAATCGGTCCGGCACAGCGCGCTGCACACCCATCCCGACGCCCGCTACCGCCCGCTGGTCGCGGAGGAGGGCGGCGAGATCGTCGGCGCCGCCCAGGTCCTGCTGGCACACGACAGCGGCGAGCCGGGTCAGGGCCTGCTGAACATCCACGTCCGGCCGGACCGGGCGGGGCGCGGCGCGGGCACGCTGCTGCTGCGCACGGCCGAGGAGTATCTCGCCTCGCTGGGCGCGACCAAGGTGTTCAGCTGGGTCCTGGACGAGCCGGCCGACCGCGCCTTCGCCGAGCGGCACGGCTACCGGGCCAGCAGGTCCGCGTACTTCCTCCGGCTGGACCTGGCCGGTGGCGGGCTTCCGCCGCTGACGCCCGCCCCGCCGGGCGTCGAGCTGCGCTCGGCCGCGGAGTTCGCGGACGACCCGCGCCCGCTGTTCGAGCTGGACGCGGAGACCCTCCAGGACGAGCCGGGCGATGTCGGCTTCGAGGCGCCGGACTACGACGACTGGCTGACCAGCACCTGGCATGACCCGCTGCTGAACCGCGAGCTGACCATGGCCGCGTGTGTCGACGGCCGCCCGGTCGCCTTCACCGCCGCCTGCACCGACGGCGGCGGCCGGTACTCCACCTCGATGACCGGCACCGCCCGCGCCCACCGCGGGCGCGGCCTGGCCAAGCTCGCCAAGCTGCACTCGCTGCACCGGGCCCGCGCCGCCGGTGTCACCGACGCGTTCACGGGCAACGACGCCGGCAACGATCCGATGATCGCGGTCAACAAGTGGCTCGGCTACGAGATCTGTGCGGCGGAGGTCCGTCATGTCCGTGAACTCGGCTGA